One genomic segment of Arcobacter porcinus includes these proteins:
- the rfbB gene encoding dTDP-glucose 4,6-dehydratase, which yields MFNNKNKTILVTGCAGFIGSNFVPYFLDKYKEYNIVNLDLLTYAGDLENLKECETNPRYKFIKGDICNRKLVEFIFNEYDIQGVIHFAAESHVDNSIKNPGVFVQTNVNGTFTLIDVAYKYWMSKPFTYKEKYNNCRFHHISTDEVYGTLSLDPNDLFTEKTPYAPNSPYSASKASSDMIIRAYNETYGLNTVITNCSNNYGPKQHDEKLIPTIIRNALLGNPIPIYGDGKNIRDWLYVLDHCKGIDLVYHNGKTGDTYNIGGRNERTNLQIVDTITTILDKEVPQPNFSYKSLITFVEDRAGHDRRYAIDASKLENELGWKADENFDSGIIKTIEWYLGKYKKGENQ from the coding sequence ATGTTTAACAACAAAAATAAAACAATACTAGTAACTGGATGTGCAGGATTTATAGGAAGTAATTTTGTACCATATTTCTTGGATAAATATAAAGAATATAATATTGTAAATCTTGATTTACTAACATATGCAGGAGATTTAGAAAATCTAAAAGAGTGTGAAACAAATCCTCGCTATAAATTTATAAAAGGTGATATCTGTAATAGAAAATTAGTTGAATTTATATTTAATGAATATGATATTCAAGGTGTAATTCACTTTGCAGCTGAATCTCATGTTGATAACTCTATTAAAAATCCAGGTGTATTTGTGCAAACAAATGTAAATGGAACATTTACTTTGATTGATGTTGCTTATAAATATTGGATGAGTAAACCATTTACTTATAAAGAGAAATATAATAATTGTAGATTTCATCATATTTCAACAGATGAAGTGTATGGAACACTTAGTCTTGATCCAAATGATCTGTTCACTGAAAAAACTCCTTATGCTCCAAATTCACCTTACAGTGCTAGCAAAGCTTCAAGTGATATGATTATTAGAGCATATAATGAAACTTATGGATTAAATACAGTTATTACTAACTGCTCAAATAACTATGGTCCAAAACAACATGATGAAAAACTAATTCCTACAATTATAAGAAATGCTCTTTTAGGAAATCCAATTCCAATTTATGGTGATGGGAAAAATATAAGAGATTGGTTGTATGTATTAGACCACTGTAAAGGAATAGATTTAGTTTATCATAATGGAAAAACAGGAGATACATATAATATTGGTGGAAGAAATGAGAGAACAAATCTTCAAATAGTAGATACTATTACTACAATATTAGATAAAGAAGTTCCACAACCAAACTTCTCATATAAAAGTTTAATAACTTTTGTAGAAGATAGAGCAGGACATGATAGAAGATATGCAATAGATGCGAGTAAACTAGAGAATGAACTAGGTTGGAAAGCAGATGAGAACTTTGATAGTGGAATAATTAAGACTATTGAATGGTATTTGGGGAAATATAAAAAAGGAGAAAATCAATGA
- the rfbH gene encoding lipopolysaccharide biosynthesis protein RfbH — MTKQEQLKQEILQKTKEYYELVHKPVQERKFVDGESRVNYAGRVFDETEIQYLVDSSLDFWLTYGDYSKKFEKQLSKYLGVRWAFLVNSGSSANLLAFYSLTSPLLKERQVKRGDEVITVAAGFPTTVAPIVQYGAVPVFVDMDLTYANVDVTQLELALSPKTKAIMIAHSLGNPFNLRAVKEFCDKHNLWLIEDNCDALGSTYEGKPTGTWGDIGTSSFYPPHHMTMGEGGATYTDNLLLKKIMLSMRDWGRDCWCESGIDNTCGCRFSQSFGTLPKGYDHKYVYSHFGFNLKVSDMQAAIGCAQLEKFPTFVEKRKENQKKLYDGLKDLEQLHLVETQPNSDPSWFGFMMTLKDGVNFTRNELVEFLEANKIQTRNLFAGNMTRHPMFDCMVLNQDYRIVGDLKVTDKIMNDSFWIGLYPGMGDDAINYMVKKIREFVQSK, encoded by the coding sequence ATGACAAAACAAGAACAATTAAAACAAGAGATTTTACAAAAAACAAAAGAGTATTACGAATTAGTTCATAAACCAGTTCAAGAAAGAAAATTTGTAGATGGGGAAAGTAGAGTAAATTACGCAGGTCGAGTATTTGATGAAACAGAAATTCAATATTTAGTTGATAGTTCACTTGATTTTTGGTTAACTTATGGTGATTATTCTAAAAAGTTTGAGAAACAATTGTCAAAATATCTTGGTGTTAGATGGGCATTTTTAGTAAATTCTGGAAGTTCTGCAAATCTTCTTGCTTTTTATTCTTTGACTTCTCCTCTTCTAAAAGAGAGACAAGTAAAAAGAGGTGATGAAGTTATTACTGTAGCTGCTGGATTTCCAACAACAGTAGCTCCAATTGTTCAATATGGTGCGGTTCCTGTATTTGTAGATATGGATTTAACTTATGCAAATGTGGATGTTACTCAACTAGAACTTGCACTTAGTCCAAAAACAAAAGCAATTATGATAGCTCATAGTTTAGGAAATCCATTTAATTTAAGAGCTGTAAAAGAGTTTTGTGATAAACATAACCTTTGGTTAATAGAAGATAACTGTGATGCATTAGGTTCAACTTATGAAGGAAAACCTACTGGAACTTGGGGAGATATAGGGACTAGTTCTTTTTATCCACCACATCATATGACAATGGGAGAGGGAGGAGCTACTTATACAGATAATTTACTTCTTAAAAAAATTATGCTTTCAATGAGAGACTGGGGAAGAGATTGCTGGTGTGAAAGTGGTATTGATAATACTTGTGGTTGTAGATTCTCTCAAAGTTTTGGAACACTGCCAAAAGGATATGATCATAAATATGTTTATTCTCATTTTGGATTTAACTTAAAAGTTTCAGATATGCAAGCTGCTATTGGTTGCGCTCAACTTGAAAAATTCCCAACATTTGTAGAAAAAAGAAAAGAGAATCAAAAAAAACTTTATGATGGACTAAAAGATTTAGAACAACTTCATTTAGTAGAGACTCAACCAAACTCTGATCCAAGCTGGTTTGGATTTATGATGACTTTAAAAGATGGTGTAAATTTTACAAGAAATGAACTAGTAGAATTTTTAGAAGCAAATAAAATACAAACAAGAAATTTATTTGCAGGAAATATGACAAGACATCCAATGTTTGATTGTATGGTTTTAAATCAAGATTATAGAATAGTTGGAGATTTAAAAGTAACAGATAAAATCATGAATGATAGTTTTTGGATAGGCTTATATCCTGGTATGGGTGATGATGCTATTAATTATATGGTTAAAAAAATTAGAGAATTTGTACAAAGTAAGTAA
- the rfbF gene encoding glucose-1-phosphate cytidylyltransferase has protein sequence MKVLLLAGGFGTRLSEETDIRPKPMVEIGGKPILWHIMKIYSKYGFNEFVILLGYKGYYIKEYFANYFLHQSDVTIDMKTGKMEVLNNSSEPWKITLLDTGLDSMTGGRVKRAQNIVGNEPFMLTYGDGVSDINIDELVKFHKSHGKAMTMTSAQPEGRFGALNIDENNQVHEFKEKPKGDGNWINAGFFVCEPKVFDYITEGDSTVFEQAPLMNLAKDSEIFTFKHEGFWKPMDSLKDKNDLNKLWDSGKSPWKIW, from the coding sequence ATGAAAGTATTATTGTTAGCTGGAGGATTTGGAACTCGTCTTTCTGAAGAGACAGACATTCGACCTAAACCAATGGTAGAAATCGGAGGGAAACCTATTCTTTGGCATATAATGAAGATTTATTCAAAATATGGATTCAATGAGTTTGTTATATTACTTGGTTATAAAGGATATTATATTAAAGAATATTTTGCTAACTATTTTCTTCATCAAAGCGATGTTACTATTGATATGAAAACAGGGAAAATGGAAGTTTTAAATAATTCTAGTGAGCCTTGGAAAATAACTCTTTTAGATACAGGTTTAGATTCTATGACAGGAGGAAGAGTAAAGAGAGCTCAAAATATAGTTGGAAATGAGCCTTTTATGCTGACTTATGGCGATGGAGTTTCAGATATAAATATAGATGAATTAGTAAAATTTCATAAATCTCACGGTAAAGCTATGACTATGACTTCTGCCCAACCAGAAGGAAGATTTGGGGCTTTAAATATTGATGAAAATAATCAAGTACATGAATTCAAAGAAAAACCAAAAGGTGATGGTAACTGGATAAATGCAGGTTTTTTTGTATGCGAACCTAAAGTATTTGATTATATAACTGAAGGTGATAGTACTGTATTTGAACAAGCTCCTTTAATGAATCTTGCAAAAGATAGTGAAATATTTACATTTAAACATGAAGGTTTTTGGAAACCAATGGATAGTTTAAAAGATAAAAATGATTTAAATAAACTTTGGGATAGTGGTAAATCTCCATGGAAAATTTGGTAA
- the rfbG gene encoding CDP-glucose 4,6-dehydratase, whose amino-acid sequence MENLFSGIYRNKTVLVTGHTGFKGSWLVYWLNQMGAKIIGYSLEAPTNPKHIELLNLDIISIIGDIRDLDKLNQVFDEYKPDIVFHLAAQPLVRLSYENPIETYETNVIGTLKVLEACRKNSVKAIVNITSDKAYENKEWVWGYRENDPMGGYDPYSSSKGCADILASSYRNSYFNPKEYKKTHNTLLATCRAGNVIGGGDWAKDRLITDIMISVSQGKKVSIRNPYATRPWEHVLEPLSGYLHIGQKLLEEKVEFAEAWNFGPSDEGSITVEEVVKNVKKHWNKIDYEINKDPNQLHEANLLKLDCSKAHILLKWKDVWDSDTTFEKTVKWYKAYYEEDKKILTQNDLESYISNANAKNIEWAIS is encoded by the coding sequence ATGGAAAATCTTTTTTCAGGAATCTATAGAAATAAGACTGTATTAGTTACCGGACATACAGGCTTTAAAGGTTCATGGCTTGTTTATTGGTTAAATCAAATGGGTGCAAAAATAATTGGATATTCTTTAGAAGCCCCAACTAACCCAAAACATATAGAACTTCTAAATCTTGATATTATTTCAATTATTGGAGATATTAGAGATTTAGATAAATTAAATCAAGTTTTTGATGAATATAAACCTGATATAGTTTTTCATTTAGCTGCACAACCGCTTGTAAGGCTATCTTATGAGAATCCAATAGAAACTTATGAAACAAATGTCATTGGAACACTAAAAGTTCTTGAAGCTTGTAGAAAAAATAGTGTAAAAGCAATAGTAAATATTACAAGTGATAAAGCTTATGAAAATAAAGAGTGGGTTTGGGGATATAGAGAAAATGATCCAATGGGTGGATATGATCCGTATAGCTCTTCAAAAGGATGTGCTGATATATTAGCATCATCATATAGAAACTCTTATTTTAATCCAAAAGAATATAAAAAAACTCATAATACTTTACTTGCTACTTGTAGAGCTGGAAATGTTATAGGTGGTGGAGATTGGGCGAAAGATAGACTTATTACTGATATTATGATTTCAGTATCACAAGGTAAAAAAGTTAGCATTAGAAACCCATATGCAACAAGACCTTGGGAACATGTGTTAGAACCATTAAGTGGTTATTTACATATAGGACAAAAACTTCTTGAAGAAAAAGTAGAGTTTGCAGAAGCTTGGAACTTCGGACCAAGCGATGAGGGGAGTATCACAGTTGAAGAAGTGGTAAAAAATGTAAAAAAACATTGGAATAAAATTGATTATGAAATAAACAAAGATCCAAATCAGCTACATGAAGCAAATTTATTAAAATTAGATTGTTCAAAAGCACATATTCTTTTAAAATGGAAAGATGTTTGGGATAGTGATACGACTTTTGAAAAAACAGTTAAATGGTATAAAGCTTATTATGAAGAAGATAAAAAAATCTTAACTCAAAATGATTTAGAATCATATATTTCAAATGCAAATGCAAAAAATATAGAGTGGGCAATTAGTTAA
- a CDS encoding NAD-dependent epimerase/dehydratase family protein encodes MTILLTGATGFLGSYLLKSFVNSGHETIALKRTTSNTYRIDNYLKKVTLYDIEKVTLEDIFKNHKIDIVINTVTNYGRINNKISSILDTNLIFGLKLLEDSVNANVKTFINTDTLLERNINAYALSKAQLVDWMKFLSNKNTKMINIKIEHMYGVLDDENKFIYWLINQLKQNVEKINLTSGVQKRDFIYITDIVNGYETIIQNINKLSKFEEIELGSGNSIEVKKFVKQIVKELKLKQEINTNLNFGVVPYRDNENMEMKADIQKLTNLGWKAKVSIEDGIKKIINEEK; translated from the coding sequence ATGACAATTTTACTTACAGGTGCAACAGGATTTTTAGGAAGTTATCTATTAAAATCATTTGTAAATAGTGGTCATGAAACAATAGCTTTAAAAAGAACTACTTCAAATACTTATAGAATTGATAATTACTTGAAAAAAGTAACTTTATATGATATAGAAAAAGTTACTTTAGAAGATATTTTTAAAAATCATAAAATTGATATAGTAATAAATACAGTAACAAATTATGGCAGAATTAATAATAAAATATCTTCTATCTTAGATACAAATTTAATATTTGGATTAAAGTTATTAGAAGATTCTGTAAATGCTAATGTAAAAACTTTTATTAATACAGATACTTTGCTTGAAAGAAATATAAATGCTTATGCCCTTTCAAAAGCTCAACTAGTTGATTGGATGAAGTTTTTATCGAATAAAAATACTAAAATGATAAATATAAAAATAGAGCATATGTATGGAGTACTTGATGATGAAAATAAATTTATTTATTGGTTAATAAATCAGTTGAAACAAAATGTAGAAAAAATTAATTTAACATCAGGTGTGCAAAAGAGAGATTTTATTTATATTACTGATATTGTAAATGGATATGAAACTATTATTCAAAATATAAATAAACTTTCAAAATTTGAAGAAATTGAATTAGGTAGTGGTAATTCAATAGAAGTTAAAAAATTTGTGAAACAAATAGTTAAAGAATTAAAATTAAAACAAGAGATAAACACAAATCTTAACTTTGGAGTAGTTCCTTATAGAGATAATGAAAATATGGAGATGAAAGCAGATATTCAAAAACTTACTAATTTAGGTTGGAAAGCAAAAGTTTCAATAGAAGATGGAATAAAAAAGATAATAAACGAGGAAAAATAA
- the rfbD gene encoding dTDP-4-dehydrorhamnose reductase, whose product MPNFNILVTGSNGQVGSEIKELSSNYNYNFFFTTRDDIDITSKDSIKEFCQTNSINVIINCAAYTAVDKAQSDEINADLVNRKAVKKLSIVAKELNIKLIHISTDYVFDGKNFKPYVEEFQTNPQSVYGKTKLDGENELININPLNSIIIRTSWVYSYYGNNFVKTMIRLGKEKEELGVIFDQVGTPTYAAHLAKTILDIVPQIENSKVEIYNYSNEGVLSWYDFAKEIMKMAKLNCKIKAIETYQYPTPAKRPHFSILNKNKIKSTFNLEIPYWKDGLDDCLKRLGERK is encoded by the coding sequence ATGCCTAATTTTAATATTTTAGTAACAGGTTCAAATGGACAAGTTGGAAGTGAAATAAAAGAGCTTTCTTCAAACTATAATTATAATTTCTTTTTTACTACAAGAGATGATATAGATATTACTTCAAAAGATAGTATCAAAGAATTCTGCCAAACAAACAGTATAAATGTAATTATTAACTGTGCAGCATATACAGCTGTGGATAAAGCCCAAAGTGATGAAATAAATGCAGATTTAGTAAATAGAAAAGCTGTTAAAAAATTATCAATAGTTGCCAAAGAGTTAAATATAAAATTAATACATATCAGTACAGATTATGTATTTGATGGAAAAAATTTTAAACCATATGTGGAAGAGTTTCAAACAAATCCACAATCAGTTTACGGTAAAACAAAACTTGATGGTGAAAATGAACTAATTAATATAAACCCGTTAAATTCTATAATTATACGAACTTCATGGGTTTATTCATATTACGGTAATAACTTTGTAAAAACAATGATAAGACTTGGAAAAGAAAAAGAAGAATTAGGTGTAATATTTGATCAAGTTGGAACACCAACTTATGCCGCACATTTAGCTAAAACTATTCTTGATATTGTTCCACAAATAGAAAACTCAAAAGTAGAAATCTATAATTACTCAAATGAAGGAGTTCTATCTTGGTATGATTTTGCAAAAGAGATTATGAAAATGGCAAAACTAAATTGTAAAATAAAAGCAATAGAGACATATCAATACCCAACTCCTGCTAAACGACCACATTTCTCAATTTTAAATAAGAATAAGATAAAATCTACATTTAATTTAGAAATACCATACTGGAAAGATGGATTAGATGACTGCTTAAAAAGACTAGGGGAGAGAAAATAA
- the rfbC gene encoding dTDP-4-dehydrorhamnose 3,5-epimerase gives MQFIRTAIPDVVIIEPKVHGDSRGYFVETFRQDKLEEFLGYLPNGQRGTKLKINFCQDNESKSSKGVLRGLHYQLAPYAQTKLVRVISGRVLDVAVDIRKNSPTFGKYVAVELSGENKKQLLIPRGFAHGFVVLEDDTVFAYKVDNYYSPECDRGIAFDDKNLNIDWILNHNELNLSAKDTKQPKLFDIKDDKEIFEFGVNYYA, from the coding sequence ATGCAATTTATTAGAACAGCTATTCCTGATGTAGTAATCATTGAACCAAAAGTCCATGGAGATAGTCGTGGTTACTTTGTTGAAACATTTAGACAAGATAAATTAGAAGAGTTTTTAGGATATCTTCCCAACGGGCAGCGAGGAACGAAGCTGAAAATAAACTTCTGTCAAGACAATGAGAGTAAATCTTCAAAAGGTGTTTTAAGAGGACTTCATTATCAATTGGCTCCATATGCTCAAACAAAACTTGTTAGAGTAATAAGTGGAAGAGTTTTAGATGTTGCAGTTGATATACGAAAAAATTCTCCAACTTTTGGAAAATATGTAGCTGTTGAATTAAGTGGTGAAAATAAAAAACAACTACTTATTCCTAGAGGATTTGCTCATGGATTTGTAGTACTTGAAGATGATACCGTATTTGCTTATAAAGTAGATAATTACTACAGCCCTGAATGTGACAGAGGAATAGCTTTTGATGATAAAAATCTAAATATAGATTGGATTTTAAATCATAATGAATTAAATCTATCTGCTAAAGATACAAAACAACCAAAACTTTTTGATATAAAAGATGATAAAGAAATATTTGAATTTGGAGTAAACTATTATGCCTAA